A genomic stretch from Candidatus Thiothrix anitrata includes:
- the rpsU gene encoding 30S ribosomal protein S21, with protein MPSVKVRDTEPFEVALRRFKRTCEKAGVVADVRAREFYEKPTSVRKRMRAAAVKRNLKRISRDLNRRVRLY; from the coding sequence ATGCCAAGTGTAAAAGTACGTGATACCGAGCCGTTTGAAGTTGCCCTGCGCCGTTTTAAGCGCACTTGTGAGAAAGCTGGCGTTGTAGCCGACGTTCGCGCTCGTGAATTCTATGAAAAGCCTACCTCTGTACGTAAGCGTATGCGTGCGGCTGCTGTTAAGCGCAACCTCAAGCGCATTTCTCGTGACCTGAACCGTCGCGTGCGTCTGTACTAA
- the hemE gene encoding uroporphyrinogen decarboxylase: MSELKNDRFLRALLKQPVDTTPIWIMRQAGRYLPEYRATRARAGSFMDLCKNPELACEVTLQPLERYALDAAILFSDILTVPDAMGLGLYFAEGEGPRFTNPVQSMADIEKIGIPDPEGELQYVMNAVRTIRRELDGRVPLIGFTGSPWTLATYMVEGSSSKEFAKVKGMLYDNPKALHLLLDKLADSIILYLNAQIAAGAQAAMIFDTWGGSLTPATYREFSLRYMQKIVDGVTRENDGRKVPVILFTKGGAQWLEPMADTGCDGLGLDWTINIADARARVGDKVALQGNMDPCVLYASPEVIRQQVADILASYGQGSGHVFNLGHGIHQHINPENVAVLVDAVHELGRQYHV; encoded by the coding sequence ATGAGCGAACTCAAAAATGACCGTTTCCTACGTGCGCTCTTGAAACAGCCCGTTGATACCACACCTATTTGGATCATGCGTCAAGCAGGGCGTTACCTGCCTGAATACCGAGCCACTCGTGCCCGAGCCGGTAGCTTTATGGATTTGTGTAAAAATCCTGAGCTTGCCTGCGAAGTCACGCTTCAGCCTTTAGAGCGTTACGCGCTGGATGCTGCCATTTTGTTTTCCGATATTCTGACCGTGCCCGATGCAATGGGTTTGGGTTTGTATTTTGCGGAAGGCGAAGGCCCGCGTTTCACCAACCCCGTGCAAAGCATGGCGGACATCGAGAAAATCGGTATTCCCGACCCTGAAGGTGAATTGCAGTACGTGATGAATGCGGTGCGTACCATTCGCCGTGAGCTGGATGGGCGAGTTCCATTGATTGGTTTCACAGGTAGCCCTTGGACACTTGCGACATACATGGTCGAGGGTAGTTCCAGTAAGGAATTCGCTAAGGTGAAGGGTATGTTGTATGACAATCCCAAAGCCTTGCATTTGTTGCTGGATAAACTTGCTGACAGCATTATCCTGTATCTGAATGCGCAGATTGCCGCCGGTGCGCAAGCCGCAATGATTTTTGATACTTGGGGTGGTTCGTTGACTCCGGCGACTTACCGCGAGTTTTCATTGCGTTATATGCAAAAAATCGTCGATGGCGTGACTCGTGAAAATGATGGTCGCAAAGTTCCGGTCATTTTATTCACCAAAGGTGGGGCACAATGGCTCGAACCGATGGCGGATACGGGTTGCGATGGCTTAGGTCTGGACTGGACTATTAATATTGCTGATGCCCGCGCTCGTGTAGGCGATAAAGTCGCGCTGCAAGGCAATATGGATCCTTGCGTTTTGTATGCATCACCCGAAGTTATTCGCCAGCAAGTCGCTGATATATTAGCGAGTTATGGTCAAGGCTCTGGGCATGTGTTTAATTTGGGGCATGGCATTCACCAGCATATTAATCCCGAAAACGTGGCAGTATTGGTCGATGCCGTGCATGAATTAGGGCGGCAATATCACGTCTGA
- the truA gene encoding tRNA pseudouridine(38-40) synthase TruA codes for MKFAACIEYDGTPFFGWQRLSHGSTVQGHVEQALSQVAAEPISVVCAGRTDSGVHGIGQVIHFETTAIRPERGWLFGANAHLPDAIAIRWIQVVSDDFHARFSARFRRYRYIILNRTARPALLQGRVYWQYAPLDADAMHQAAQALIGEHDFSSFRAAGCQARHAVREIMEVRVSREQDFIHVDIVANAFLHHMVRNIVGSLLKVGADERPVSWIATLLEQRDRTLAGITAPAAGLYFVYVDYPAHFGLPTAYTLPAY; via the coding sequence ATGAAATTTGCAGCATGTATTGAGTATGATGGAACTCCGTTCTTCGGTTGGCAGCGTTTGAGTCACGGCTCTACGGTGCAAGGGCATGTGGAACAGGCATTGTCGCAGGTGGCGGCGGAACCGATCAGCGTGGTGTGTGCAGGGCGTACTGACAGCGGTGTTCATGGAATAGGGCAGGTGATTCACTTTGAAACAACAGCCATACGCCCTGAACGGGGTTGGTTGTTTGGAGCGAATGCACATTTGCCAGATGCGATTGCAATTCGTTGGATTCAAGTGGTTAGTGATGATTTTCACGCCCGTTTTTCGGCACGATTCCGGCGGTATCGTTACATTATTTTGAATCGTACTGCTCGTCCTGCGTTGTTGCAAGGGCGGGTGTATTGGCAATACGCGCCGTTGGATGCCGATGCGATGCATCAGGCAGCACAGGCATTAATCGGTGAGCACGATTTTTCAAGTTTTCGGGCGGCTGGGTGTCAGGCACGTCATGCGGTGCGTGAAATTATGGAAGTGCGAGTGTCACGTGAGCAGGATTTTATTCATGTGGATATTGTCGCCAATGCTTTTTTACATCATATGGTTAGAAATATTGTGGGGTCTTTGCTGAAGGTCGGAGCGGATGAACGTCCGGTAAGCTGGATTGCAACCTTACTGGAGCAACGTGACCGTACTCTTGCAGGCATCACTGCACCCGCAGCAGGTTTGTATTTTGTCTATGTGGATTATCCTGCGCATTTTGGGTTGCCAACGGCATATACATTGCCCGCTTATTAA
- a CDS encoding outer membrane protein assembly factor BamE: MIKHLISLTLASVLLNGCSLYKMEIQQGNKITAEELAMVRPGMGSEQVQAILGTPLLVDDFHKNRWDYVFYLKRPSGAIERNGVTVFFQNGVVREIRQDPQPEAANAPK; this comes from the coding sequence ATGATAAAACATCTCATTTCACTCACCTTAGCAAGTGTCTTGCTCAATGGCTGTAGTTTATACAAAATGGAAATCCAGCAAGGCAATAAAATCACTGCTGAAGAGCTGGCGATGGTGCGTCCGGGCATGGGTTCTGAGCAAGTGCAAGCAATCCTCGGCACACCGTTACTGGTCGATGATTTCCACAAAAATCGTTGGGACTATGTGTTCTACCTGAAAAGACCCAGTGGAGCGATTGAGCGTAACGGTGTGACAGTATTCTTCCAAAATGGCGTAGTGCGCGAAATTCGCCAAGACCCTCAACCTGAAGCTGCCAACGCCCCAAAATAG
- a CDS encoding FimV/HubP family polar landmark protein has translation MNKQALSLAVFIAGAYPAASHALGLGDIESSSHLNQPLRAKIELLAAAPADASKIQVRLASPDVFNRVGVARPDFLGSLNFTPTIQGGKPVILVTSDSPMQEPFVNFLLEVSWPQGQLLKEYTVMLDPPVMLQPGNTVAGGEASVRAEPKAVGTVRRQQQAQSAVSTAAQPQAAPAPAPVNSGRNTYHVKSGDTLFRVASRLQRPGVSNEQMMMALFRANPGAFINRNINNLRAGVTLKAPSSADVSKVSRAEARRHIRQQNAEWREFRQSLAKSTVPQKTSGVATTSKSAQVDQAQANKTQAQARLEVLGAKDGKGESSNATVAAGNAKLSEMEQQLALARESLATRQKENEELKSRVGDLESMLDKKNRLIDLRNEQLASLQKQLSDNGIKTNPLADVGQVANDANAVVEPQTPAPTQNETDQGKDLQAHLANIAGKDGDAVLRGEQPSTSVTPPANVPSSPPQPEMPAALTPPPLTPPVANIAPPDVIPIVPPPSDEVAQSSPPPVFADQQDGEGLLALLTSPLAMQLGAGALALLLLLWLLGRRRKSGTSDDAGEGDKRSKKTALKVGMDPPVDQVLGDDFGVVGVAGVDVSGKRFVADVDTDTAADLLDVNQDSPWGDAFEPIKADVKDSYSETNHTLSDESHEEDDLLTEANVYIAYGLYQQAESELKKGIERHPERLEYRHKLLECYFVANNRDAFDRQAEQFVTLEGYNKEALWKGIIEWGRKISPDNVLYQNANSLGDGASVASGVGSVAAAALATAAFAEPASAQRNTIADNLKSDEELFFGEAQTSEIKPAPEPDFADEALPSTETAPNDLDDLDLGELDFDDIDLDKLLQGDERPVASQVVAGMPTSVDVVGQVDDDDLALPDLDLDLDFDQPLNLESEAENSAESLSKASDSDNLLDFLTDGLDEPDGAGAGAGAGAGVSSVVPASAASTTSATSLNLHLDNSSLNRILPKDTFYAPPAETDTAAGQGEDWLGDIDDALSFLDFPDDEIDLHEAHISTKLDLARAYLDMGDIEGARSTLEEVMVEGNDDQRREAEVLLHQTG, from the coding sequence GTGAATAAACAGGCATTGAGCTTAGCTGTATTTATCGCTGGAGCTTATCCTGCGGCCTCTCACGCTTTAGGTTTGGGGGACATTGAGTCCAGTTCTCACCTGAATCAACCACTCCGCGCTAAAATTGAGTTGCTGGCCGCTGCTCCGGCTGATGCCAGTAAAATCCAAGTGCGCCTTGCGTCCCCTGATGTTTTCAATCGGGTAGGTGTGGCTCGTCCTGATTTTTTAGGTAGTCTGAATTTTACGCCGACGATTCAAGGTGGTAAGCCGGTTATTTTGGTGACTTCTGATTCGCCAATGCAGGAACCATTCGTCAATTTCTTGTTGGAAGTGAGCTGGCCTCAAGGTCAGTTGCTTAAAGAATACACGGTGATGTTGGATCCTCCCGTGATGTTACAGCCTGGCAATACCGTTGCTGGTGGTGAGGCAAGTGTTCGTGCTGAACCTAAAGCTGTTGGGACGGTGCGTCGTCAGCAGCAGGCACAGTCAGCGGTTTCCACAGCAGCACAACCGCAAGCCGCACCAGCCCCCGCGCCAGTTAACTCAGGCAGAAACACTTATCACGTGAAATCTGGGGATACCTTATTCCGGGTTGCTTCACGGTTACAACGTCCGGGTGTTAGTAATGAGCAAATGATGATGGCATTGTTCCGTGCTAATCCGGGTGCTTTCATTAACCGCAATATCAATAATTTACGTGCTGGGGTGACCTTAAAGGCACCGTCCTCTGCGGATGTGAGTAAAGTGTCGCGTGCGGAGGCGCGTCGTCACATTCGTCAGCAAAATGCCGAGTGGCGTGAATTCCGTCAGTCGCTAGCTAAATCTACCGTGCCTCAAAAAACGAGTGGCGTTGCTACCACGAGTAAATCTGCTCAGGTCGATCAAGCGCAAGCAAATAAAACTCAGGCTCAGGCGCGTTTAGAGGTTTTAGGTGCGAAAGATGGCAAGGGCGAGTCCAGTAATGCCACTGTTGCTGCGGGTAACGCTAAGTTAAGTGAGATGGAGCAGCAACTTGCATTGGCGCGTGAATCGTTAGCTACCCGTCAAAAAGAGAATGAAGAGCTTAAATCTCGCGTTGGTGATTTAGAGTCGATGCTGGATAAGAAAAATCGCCTGATTGATTTACGTAATGAGCAATTGGCAAGTTTGCAAAAACAATTGTCCGATAATGGCATTAAAACTAATCCATTAGCCGATGTCGGTCAGGTTGCAAACGATGCTAATGCAGTTGTTGAGCCTCAGACACCAGCCCCTACTCAGAACGAGACTGATCAAGGTAAAGACTTGCAGGCGCATCTTGCTAACATAGCGGGTAAGGATGGTGACGCGGTGTTACGTGGTGAGCAGCCATCCACTAGTGTTACTCCTCCGGCGAACGTACCTTCTTCGCCGCCGCAGCCAGAAATGCCTGCGGCGTTAACGCCGCCACCATTAACGCCGCCCGTAGCCAACATCGCACCGCCTGATGTAATCCCGATTGTGCCACCACCTAGCGATGAAGTTGCTCAGTCATCACCTCCGCCGGTGTTTGCTGATCAGCAAGATGGTGAGGGCTTGTTGGCGTTATTGACATCGCCACTGGCAATGCAGTTGGGTGCGGGTGCTTTAGCTTTGCTGCTGCTGTTGTGGTTGTTAGGTCGGCGGCGTAAATCTGGCACTAGTGATGATGCTGGTGAGGGCGATAAGCGTAGTAAGAAGACTGCTTTGAAGGTGGGTATGGATCCGCCAGTCGATCAGGTTTTAGGTGATGATTTCGGTGTTGTGGGTGTTGCTGGTGTGGATGTGTCCGGCAAGCGTTTTGTAGCAGATGTTGACACCGATACCGCTGCCGATTTGTTGGATGTGAATCAGGATAGCCCTTGGGGAGATGCATTTGAGCCAATTAAGGCGGATGTGAAGGATTCGTATTCAGAGACTAATCATACGTTATCTGACGAGTCGCACGAAGAAGATGATTTGCTGACCGAGGCGAATGTCTATATTGCTTACGGTTTGTATCAGCAGGCTGAGAGCGAGTTGAAGAAAGGCATTGAACGTCATCCTGAACGTTTGGAATATCGCCATAAGTTGCTAGAGTGTTACTTCGTGGCGAATAACCGCGACGCATTTGATCGTCAGGCGGAACAGTTTGTTACCTTGGAAGGTTACAATAAAGAAGCTCTCTGGAAAGGTATTATCGAATGGGGTCGCAAAATCAGCCCAGATAATGTGTTGTATCAAAATGCTAACTCATTGGGTGATGGTGCATCCGTGGCGAGTGGCGTGGGCTCAGTAGCCGCAGCAGCATTGGCCACGGCAGCTTTTGCTGAACCTGCCTCTGCTCAGCGTAATACCATTGCCGATAACTTGAAGTCTGATGAGGAGTTGTTTTTTGGTGAAGCTCAAACCAGTGAGATTAAGCCTGCACCTGAGCCGGATTTTGCGGATGAAGCTTTGCCAAGTACCGAGACTGCGCCAAATGACCTAGATGACTTGGATTTGGGCGAACTGGATTTCGATGATATTGACCTTGATAAGCTGCTGCAAGGGGATGAGCGACCTGTTGCATCTCAGGTGGTTGCTGGTATGCCCACTTCTGTCGATGTGGTCGGACAGGTAGATGACGACGATTTAGCGTTGCCTGATTTGGATTTGGACTTGGATTTTGACCAGCCACTCAATTTGGAGAGTGAGGCAGAAAATTCAGCGGAGTCATTGAGTAAGGCATCTGACAGTGATAACTTGCTGGATTTCCTGACGGATGGTTTGGATGAGCCGGACGGTGCTGGTGCTGGTGCTGGTGCTGGTGCTGGTGTTTCCAGTGTAGTTCCAGCGAGTGCAGCCTCAACAACTTCTGCGACTAGTCTGAATTTACATTTGGATAATTCCAGTTTAAATCGTATTTTGCCAAAGGATACATTCTACGCGCCACCAGCTGAGACAGATACAGCAGCCGGGCAGGGTGAAGATTGGTTGGGTGATATTGACGATGCCTTGTCATTCCTTGATTTCCCGGATGATGAAATCGACTTGCATGAAGCGCATATCAGCACCAAGCTGGATCTGGCACGAGCCTATCTGGATATGGGAGATATTGAAGGAGCACGTAGTACGCTGGAAGAGGTTATGGTCGAAGGCAATGATGATCAGCGTCGTGAAGCGGAAGTGTTGTTGCATCAGACAGGTTGA
- a CDS encoding type II toxin-antitoxin system RatA family toxin, translating into MKDVGYWQFSGTTGSGMAHINRSALVPYSPEQMYRLVDNIPQYPQFLPWCRTAVEHERDADQVKASIEIAKGAVNKRFTTLNRLQANKIIEMRLVDGPFKHLQGFWRFDELMAGKCKVSLDLDFEFSNKILSIAVGPIFNQVANTLVDSFVERARNVYGKA; encoded by the coding sequence GTGAAAGATGTGGGATACTGGCAGTTTTCGGGAACAACAGGATCCGGCATGGCGCACATCAATCGCAGCGCGTTAGTACCCTACAGTCCAGAGCAAATGTATCGGTTGGTGGACAATATTCCGCAGTACCCGCAGTTTTTGCCTTGGTGCAGAACAGCGGTTGAGCATGAACGCGACGCTGATCAAGTCAAAGCCAGTATTGAAATCGCCAAAGGTGCAGTGAATAAGCGTTTCACCACGCTCAACCGTTTACAGGCCAATAAAATCATTGAAATGCGTTTAGTCGACGGGCCATTCAAGCATTTACAGGGTTTTTGGCGATTCGATGAGCTAATGGCAGGCAAGTGCAAAGTGTCTTTGGACTTGGATTTTGAGTTTTCCAACAAAATTTTGAGCATCGCCGTAGGGCCGATCTTTAATCAGGTTGCCAATACTTTAGTGGATTCTTTTGTTGAGAGGGCTAGAAATGTCTATGGAAAAGCCTGA
- a CDS encoding RnfH family protein has protein sequence MEKPETMRIEVVYPLPHEQLLLPAEVPGGASVREGIMASGILGRYPELSLETLHAGIFGKLTKLDESLRDRDRIEIYRPLIADPKAVRKQREADGKRMKKGGGTDADAAEAE, from the coding sequence ATGGAAAAGCCTGAAACAATGCGCATTGAAGTCGTTTATCCCTTGCCGCATGAACAGTTACTTCTGCCCGCAGAAGTGCCCGGTGGTGCTAGCGTGCGCGAGGGTATTATGGCTTCGGGAATTTTGGGGCGTTACCCCGAATTATCACTGGAAACCTTACACGCAGGCATTTTCGGAAAGCTGACAAAGTTGGATGAAAGCTTGCGTGATCGTGATCGTATTGAAATTTACCGCCCGTTAATTGCCGATCCTAAAGCGGTGCGTAAGCAACGCGAAGCGGATGGTAAGCGCATGAAAAAGGGCGGCGGTACGGATGCGGACGCAGCGGAGGCCGAGTGA
- a CDS encoding RDD family protein encodes MKRGEIVDAHVGDAIDFSRMLPVYAPSGMRLIAVAFDWMLLGLLGLLILLAVDATAAHGYRGVQSALLVDVLVLLVCLPFLYLVGFWYWFDATPGKMLLSLRIVLWFGYDGDC; translated from the coding sequence ATGAAGCGTGGTGAAATAGTCGATGCACACGTCGGCGATGCAATTGATTTTTCTCGGATGTTACCAGTTTACGCGCCGTCCGGGATGCGTTTGATTGCTGTGGCGTTTGATTGGATGTTGTTGGGATTATTGGGTTTGCTGATCTTGTTGGCGGTGGATGCTACTGCTGCTCATGGTTACCGAGGTGTCCAGTCGGCGTTGTTGGTCGATGTCTTGGTTTTGCTGGTGTGTTTGCCATTTTTGTATTTAGTGGGATTTTGGTATTGGTTTGATGCGACACCGGGTAAAATGCTGTTGTCGCTGCGTATTGTCCTTTGGTTTGGGTATGACGGGGATTGTTAA
- the fur gene encoding ferric iron uptake transcriptional regulator, with amino-acid sequence MEEKDIKRAGLKVTQPRLKILDLLSNARDRHLSAEDIYKMLLANDEEIGLATVYRVLTQFEGAGLVCRHHFEGGQAVFELASDKHHDHMVCMRTGKVVEFYDEIIEQRQRELAEKYNFRITEHSLILYGEFLDNNDEKA; translated from the coding sequence GTGGAAGAGAAGGATATTAAAAGAGCTGGACTAAAGGTCACGCAACCGCGCCTAAAAATCCTTGATTTGCTGAGTAATGCGCGGGATCGTCACCTCAGCGCAGAAGATATTTACAAGATGTTGTTGGCAAATGATGAAGAAATCGGTTTGGCAACGGTTTATCGGGTATTGACCCAGTTTGAAGGGGCGGGTTTAGTGTGCCGCCATCACTTTGAAGGTGGGCAAGCAGTGTTTGAATTGGCCTCAGACAAACATCACGATCACATGGTATGCATGAGAACCGGTAAAGTGGTCGAATTTTACGATGAGATCATTGAACAGCGGCAGCGCGAATTGGCAGAAAAGTATAACTTCCGTATTACTGAGCATTCATTGATCCTTTACGGCGAGTTTCTTGACAATAACGACGAAAAGGCGTGA
- a CDS encoding GatB/YqeY domain-containing protein gives MSLKARITEDMKTAMRAQDKPRLGVIRLMLAAIKQQEVDTRTELDEPTVLAVLDKMGKQRRESIRQYTDAGRMDLADQEAFEIGVIQAYLPQPLDDAALATLIQQGIELSGAESVRDMGKVMNWLKPQVQGRTDMGKLSGLIKARLGG, from the coding sequence ATGAGTCTTAAGGCTCGTATCACCGAAGACATGAAAACCGCCATGCGTGCGCAAGATAAGCCGCGTTTGGGGGTTATTCGTTTGATGTTGGCTGCGATTAAGCAGCAAGAGGTTGATACGCGCACTGAGCTGGATGAACCCACGGTTTTAGCAGTACTCGATAAAATGGGTAAGCAACGCCGTGAATCCATTCGTCAATATACCGATGCAGGGCGCATGGATTTGGCGGATCAGGAAGCTTTCGAGATCGGCGTTATCCAAGCGTATTTACCGCAACCATTGGATGACGCAGCCTTAGCGACATTGATTCAGCAAGGCATTGAGCTAAGTGGTGCTGAATCGGTGCGTGATATGGGCAAAGTTATGAACTGGCTCAAGCCTCAAGTACAAGGCCGTACCGACATGGGTAAATTAAGCGGGTTAATCAAAGCCCGTCTTGGTGGTTGA